One part of the Bdellovibrio sp. KM01 genome encodes these proteins:
- a CDS encoding PIF1 family ATP-dependent DNA helicase, translating into MTKNPVELSPEQADALELLRSGENVFLTGGAGSGKSFLIRQFMRELDPKAMPILASTGAAAVLLGGRTFHSFFGLGIMEGGPDSTYQRASKDNKLMARLRKVEGVIIDEISMIPGQALMIAEALSQKARESSLPWGGMRIIAVGDFAQLPPVTQKGPRDWCFLNPVWQQTGFQSVMLSHNQRVSDNLFLDVLSDVRHGLVTERVRDFLNEHLRDHDQDDPGTRLFPRKADADDFNQRKLSEINEEEVTIDSIYFGSEKHVDILMKSAPVPVKLVLKLGCRVMFLQNDPQKRWVNGTRGVVTDIAADEITIKKDGGREVTADKVSFALQDAEGNVMAQVIQFPLTLAYATTIHKSQGATLDDLWCNLSRLWEPGQAYVALSRLKSAQGLHLIGWNPRSIIVDPKVLEFYKKLEA; encoded by the coding sequence ATGACAAAAAACCCTGTGGAACTTTCACCCGAACAAGCTGATGCTCTGGAACTTTTAAGATCCGGAGAGAACGTTTTTTTGACGGGCGGAGCTGGCAGCGGCAAAAGTTTTTTAATTCGTCAGTTCATGCGCGAACTGGACCCAAAGGCCATGCCGATTCTGGCCAGTACCGGAGCGGCAGCAGTTCTATTGGGTGGCCGAACTTTCCACAGTTTTTTTGGTTTGGGTATCATGGAAGGTGGTCCCGATTCGACATATCAGCGCGCCTCCAAAGATAATAAATTGATGGCAAGACTTCGTAAAGTCGAGGGCGTGATTATTGATGAAATTTCGATGATTCCTGGCCAAGCATTGATGATAGCAGAGGCACTTTCACAAAAGGCCCGCGAGTCCAGTTTGCCTTGGGGAGGAATGCGTATCATCGCCGTTGGAGATTTCGCGCAATTGCCTCCGGTTACCCAAAAGGGTCCACGTGATTGGTGTTTTTTAAATCCGGTGTGGCAGCAAACCGGTTTTCAATCGGTCATGCTTTCTCATAACCAGCGTGTTTCTGATAATCTGTTTTTGGATGTGCTAAGTGATGTTCGCCACGGCCTGGTGACCGAGCGCGTGCGTGATTTTCTGAATGAACATCTGCGTGATCATGATCAAGACGATCCCGGCACAAGATTGTTTCCGCGAAAAGCGGATGCTGATGATTTCAATCAAAGAAAACTCAGCGAGATCAACGAAGAAGAAGTTACGATTGACTCGATCTATTTTGGCTCTGAAAAACACGTCGATATTTTGATGAAGTCAGCACCGGTGCCGGTAAAACTTGTTTTGAAATTGGGCTGCCGGGTGATGTTTTTGCAAAATGATCCGCAAAAACGTTGGGTCAACGGAACTCGGGGAGTGGTGACTGATATTGCTGCCGATGAAATCACGATCAAAAAGGATGGTGGTCGCGAAGTAACTGCGGATAAAGTTTCTTTTGCTTTGCAGGATGCGGAAGGCAATGTGATGGCACAGGTGATTCAATTTCCTCTGACGCTGGCTTACGCAACGACGATTCACAAAAGCCAAGGTGCGACTTTGGATGACTTGTGGTGTAACTTGAGTCGTCTGTGGGAGCCTGGGCAAGCTTATGTGGCCCTGTCCCGATTAAAATCTGCACAAGGTTTGCATTTGATTGGCTGGAATCCCAGATCGATCATCGTGGATCCCAAAGTTTTGGAATTTTACAAGAAATTAGAAGCTTAA